In Arachis hypogaea cultivar Tifrunner chromosome 2, arahy.Tifrunner.gnm2.J5K5, whole genome shotgun sequence, a genomic segment contains:
- the LOC112746718 gene encoding CDK5RAP3 protein homolog: MQTPDDVRNLPIDITFSRLGEWLVDRKRVPADWRKRVAAIRARISKEFSSLPKDSDPYFQTLDPEGVGYLEAKQIYDILLKSTPESRNLFGRLSGAAGAWEAIVRSFEKDHVFLGEAAQIMTQNVNYEIPYQRKQVQKIQQQLLELDRKEADIKRSAALSAAKYAEACQELGLQGKNVRLELLETAKSLPSTFSKILNVVNSDNMSQAIEYYSNFVRDAHTEKERSSVTVLQNLTSMRENLPSLNVSVGSEINNVTVHSSNNELDPLVSNVEVAIPDIDWDISVDSSQIDWDIGTVEETDDTSNGLGPYEIINASDAIQTAPVEDVRSDPTNQELGISWDISVEAPQADVIDDINAQTPLVESQASLPDTLSQLTENKDERSQLLDTEYRNKVLDDIYELKSFLNQRLAELSNAETLSLQHQVQAVAPFVLQQYAPDAIDKMQSDVSLAISLLTNRKTRDLIMILNSRRFLDRLVNSLEEKKHHEVKLKDGLKDLATKRMELQNSLSSSWPKQEAALAKTKELKKLCETTLSSMFDGRPVNIIGEINTLLSSGFGA, from the exons ATGCAAACACCCGATGACGTTCGCAACCTCCCCATCGACATCACTTTTTCTCGTCTCGGAG AATGGTTGGTCGATCGCAAAAGGGTACCAGCAGATTGGCGGAAGCGTGTGGCCGCCATCCGGGCTCGAATTTCCAAGGAATTCTCATCCCTTCCAAAGGATTCTGATCCCTATTTTCAAACCCTAGACCCTGAAG GAGTTGGTTATTTGGAGGCCAAACAGATATATGATATTCTCTTAAAGTCCACTCCAGAGAGCCGGAACTTATTTGGCCGCCTATCGGGTGCTGCT GGTGCCTGGGAGGCGATTGTCCGATCTTTTGAGAAAGATCATGTGTTTCTTGGTGAGGCTGCACAGATTATGACTCAAAATGTAAACTATGAAAT CCCGTATCAGAGAAAACAGGTGCAGAAGATTCAACAGCAATTGCTAGAACTAGATCGCAAGGAAGCTGATATAAAAAGAAGTGCAGCTCTCTCAGCGGCTAaatatgcagaagcttgtcagGAGCTAGGCCTACAG GGAAAAAATGTCAGACTGGAACTTTTGGAGACAGCAAAATCACTTCCAAGCACATTTAGCAAGATTTTGAATGTTGTAAACAGTGACAACATGTCACAAGCAATCGAATATTATTCAAATTTTGTTAGAGATGCTCATACAGAAAAGGAA AGATCTTCTGTAACTGTGCTACAAAACCTGACGAGCATGCGTGAAAATCTGCCATCTTTGAATGTTTCAGTTGGATCTGAGATTAATAATGTTACTGTTCACTCAAGCAACAATGAACTAGATCCATTAGTGAGCAATGTGGAAGTTGCCATTCCAGACATTGACTGGGATATTTCAGTGGATAGTTCACAGATTGATTGGGACATTGGAACAGTAGAAGAAACGGATGATACCAGTAATGGGTTGGGTCCTTATGAAATCATTAATGCCTCTGATGCCATACAGACTGCACCAGTGGAGGATGTCAGATCAGATCCAACAAATCAAGAACTAGGGATATCTTGGGATATCAGTGTTGAGGCTCCTCAAGCTGATGTGATTGATGATATTAATGCCCAAACTCCATTAGTGGAAAGTCAAGCTTCTCTTCCAGATACTCTATCTCAATTGACAGAAAACAAGGATGAAAGGAGCCAGCTCCTAGACACAGAATACAGAAATAAGGTTCTTGATGATATATATGAG TTAAAATCCTTTTTAAATCAACGATTGGCTGAGTTGAGCAATGCGGAAACTTTATCCTTACAACATCAAGTCCAGGCTGTTGCTCCTTTTGTACTACAGCAGTATGCTCCTGATGCTATAGATAAAATGCAAAGTGATGTTTCATTGGCAATTTCATTGCTGACGAATAGGAAGACAAGGGATCTGATTATGATTCTCAACTCCAGAAG ATTTCTAGACAGGCTAGTGAATTCATTGGAGGAAAAGAAACATCATGAAGTGAAGTTGAAAGATGGTTTGAAGGATTTGGCTACTAAACGTATGGAACTGCAGAATTCTTTATCTTCATCGTGGCCAAAACAA GAAGCGGCGTTGGCAAAAACAAAGGAGCTGAAGAAACTGTGTGAGACTACACTTTCATCCATGTTTGACGGAAGACCAGTTAATATAATCGGAGAGATCAACACTCTTTTGAGTAGTGGCTTTGGAGCATGA